From the genome of Papaver somniferum cultivar HN1 chromosome 2, ASM357369v1, whole genome shotgun sequence, one region includes:
- the LOC113347676 gene encoding aminopeptidase M1-like produces the protein MEQFKGQSRLPKFAVPKKYDLKLKPDLIDCKFNGTVEINIDIKSETKFLVLNAADLVFHNDSVFYKTPTSDKVFKPSVVELVEADEIVVFGFDESLPLGEGVLGVTFDGTLNDRMKGFYRSSYEINGEKKNMAVTQFEPADARRCFPCWDEPAAKATFKITLVVPSDLVALSNMPVVDEKLDGDLKTVSFQESPIMSTYLVAAVVGLFDYVEDHTPDGIKVRVYTQVGKVNQGKFALDVAVKTLDLYKEYFETPYTLPKLDMIAIPDFAAGAMENYGLVTYRETALLYDEEHSAAANKQRVAIVVAHELAHQWFGNLVTMEWWTHLWLNEGFATWVSYLAADSLFPEWKIWTQFLDQTTDGLRLDGLAESHPIEVDINHASEIDEIFDAISYRKGASVIRMLQSYLGAEPFQRSLASYIKKFACSNARTEDLWASLEEGSGEPVNMLMNSWTKQMGYPVISVQLKDDKLEFDQSQFLQSGASGNGQWIVPITLCCGSYEAHKNFLLRSKSESLDVVELLGSSDVKGNHKQWIKLNIDQAGFYRVKYDDDLQARLRYAIEASSLSATDRFGILDDSYALSMACKQSLSSLFTLMSAYRKELDYTVLSHLITVSFKVASITADAVPELSTYLKQFFITLFQSSAERLGWEPRQGESHLDAMLRGEILTALALFGHDLTLNEAVRRFRAFVDDRNTPLLPPDSRKAAYVAVMQTVTASNRWGYDALLKIYRESDLSQEKTRILGSLASCPDPSIVLEVLNFVLSPEVRSQDTVFGLAVSREGRETAWCWLKEKWDHILTTYGPGFLVTRFVGAVVSPFSSTDKVAEVEEFFATRTKPFIARTLKQSLERVHINTKWVQSIRDEKAFAEVIKELAHRNY, from the exons ATGGAGCAATTCAAAGGACAATCAAGATTACCTAAATTCGCAGTACCAAAGAAATATGATCTGAAATTAAAACCAGATCTTATTGATTGTAAATTCAATGGAACTGTTGAAATCAACATTGATATCAAATCAGAGACTAAATTCTTAGTTCTTAATGCTGCTGATCTTGTTTTTCACAATGATTCTGTGTTTTACAAGACCCCCACCTCTGATAAg gtttttaaacCATCAGTGGTGGAATTGGTGGAAGCAGATGAGATTGTTGTGTTTGGATTTGATGAGAGTCTTCCTCTTGGTGAAGGGGTTCTTGGGGTTACTTTTGATGGGACTTTGAATGATAGGATGAAAGGGTTTTACAGAAG TTCTTATGAGATTAATGGTGAGAAGAAGAATATGGCTGTTACCCAATTTGAACCAGCAGATGCTAGGAGATGTTTTCCATGCTGGGATGAGCCTGCTGCAAAG GCTACATTCAAGATAACATTGGTTGTGCCATCTGATCTAGTGGCACTGTCCAATATGCCAGTGGTTGACGAAAAGCTTGATGGGGATCTCAAGACAGTGTCATTCCAGGAATCACCTATCATGTCAACCTATTTGGTGGCTGCTGTTGTTGGTCTGTTTGATTATGTAGAGGACCACACACCTGATG GTATCAAGGTTCGCGTATACACTCAAGTTGGTAAGGTAAATCAAGGGAAGTTTGCATTAGATGTTGCTGTGAAGACGCTTGATCTGTATAAAGA GTACTTCGAAACTCCTTACACACTCCCCAAACTGGATATGATTGCTATTCCTGACTTTGCTGCTGGGGCTATGGAGAACTATGGTTTGGTCACATATCGTGAGACTGCTTTGCTTTATGATGAGGAGCATTCAGCAGCTGCTAACAAGCAACGG GTTGCCATTGTTGTTGCTCATGAGCTAGCTCACCAGTGGTTTGGAAATCTTGTTACAATGGAATGGTGGACACACTTATGGCTGAATGAGGGATTTGCGACATGG GTGAGCTACTTGGCAGCCGATAGCTTGTTTCCTGAATGGAAAATATGGACACAGTTTCTTGACCAAACAACTGATGGTCTTAGACTGGATGGACTTGCAGAATCACACCCAATCGAG GTTGACATAAACCATGCTAGTGAAATTGATGAGATTTTTGATGCTATAAGCTATAGAAAAGGTGCCTCTGTTATCCGGATGCTACAAAGCTATCTCGGTGCTGAACCTTTCCAG AGGTCACTCGCGTCATACATAAAGAAGTTTGCTTGCTCGAATGCAAGGACAGAAGATTTATGGGCATCTCTTGAGGAGGGATCTGGGGAACCAGTGAACATGCTAATGAATTCATGGACAAAACAGATGGGGTATCCAGTAATTTCCGTACAACTCAAAGATGACAAGTTGGAGTTTGATCAG TCACAATTCTTGCAAAGCGGAGCTAGTGGAAATGGTCAATGGATTGTCCCAATTACATTATGTTGTGGCTCATATGAGGCTCACAAGAACTTTCTGTTGCGGTCAAAATCAGAATCTTTGGATGTGGTGGAACTTCTTGGGTCTTCGGATGTGAAAGGGAACCACAAGCAGTGGATTAAGCTTAACATTGACCAAGCTGGTTTCTACAGGGTAAAATATGATGATGATCTCCAAGCCAGGCTAAGATATGCCATTGAGGCCTCATCTCTTTCTGCAACTGATAGATTTG GTATTTTGGATGATTCTTATGCCCTATCTATGGCTTGCAAGCAGTCATTGTCATCTTTGTTTACCTTGATGAGTGCGTACAGGAAGGAGCTCGACTATACTGTCTTGTCACATTTGATCACT GTGAGTTTCAAAGTTGCATCAATCACTGCTGACGCTGTTCCAGAATTGTCAACCTACCTTAAGCAATTCTTCATCACTCTCTTCCAGAGTTCTGCGGA GAGACTAGGTTGGGAGCCACGTCAAGGTGAAAGCCACTTGGATGCTATGTTGAGAGGAGAGATCTTGACTGCTCTCGCCCTTTTTGGACATGATCTGACGCTAAACGAAGCAGTTCGACGTTTCCGTGCATTTGTGGATGATAGGAACACACCACTTCTCCCCCCTGACTCGAGAAAG GCAGCATACGTTGCAGTTATGCAGACTGTTACTGCATCAAATAGATGGGGCTATGACGCACTTCTGAAAATTTATAGAGAAAGTGATCTTAGCCAGGAGAAAACACGCATTTTAG GCTCACTTGCCTCTTGTCCAGATCCTAGCATCGTCCTCGAAGTTCTGAACTTTGTGTTATCACCTGAG GTCCGAAGTCAAGATACTGTTTTCGGACTAGCTGTAAGCAGGGAAGGGCGTGAAACTGCTTGGTGTTGGCTTAAG GAAAAATGGGATCACATTTTGACTACCTATGGTCCTGGATTTTTGGTGACACGTTTTGTCGGTGCTGTTGTCTCTCCG TTCTCTTCAACCGACAAAGTAGCTGAAGTAGAGGAATTCTTTGCCACCCGCACGAAGCCTTTCATTGCCAGAACTTTGAAGCAGAGTCTTGAGCGAGTTCACATCAATACAAAATGGGTCCAGAGCATTCGTGACGAAAAGGCTTTTGCTGAAGTTATTAAGGAATTGGCACACAGAAATTACTAG